The sequence CGCCAAGTTCAGTCGCGTCAGCTGTGGCATCGTCTTGAACGTGTTGTTTGCCAATTCCGAAATGTCACAGTTGGACACATCCAGGAAGTAGGTATTAAACGTTCCCCATGAGCTTTGGAAGCCTTCGGATGGCAACTGCTTCAGACGCGGATTGTCGTTCAGTTTTATAACATCCAGATCCTTGTTGCCCAGGAAGGTTAGAGCCGAGATTTGTTCCAGATAGTTTTGAGAAAGATCGATTTGACGAAGGCTCTTCAACGAAGTGAATGCGATTTGATTGATCTTCTTGATACGGTTACCCTTCATGATCAAATTCGTGAGTCCTTCCATACCCTTGAACATTTGACCATTGATGTTGCGGATCTGGCAGTAGCTCAAGTCCAGCTTTTGTAGATCGACTGTAACGAAGTCCAGATTGCTACTGATCATGTTATACTTGAGATGAAGGATGGCCAATGATGttttgttgaagatgttcttagGTAACTCAGCGATACTGTTCATGGAAAGATCAAGCTCTTCGATGGTTTCCACCTTATCAAAGATACCCTCCGGCAGCGTCTTCAGTTTATTGTCGGCCAAATTGATGTAGATGATGTTTTTAAGTTCAATAAAAGCAGTAGGCTGAAGAGCttgcagattacacttggagaTGTCCAGCTCCTCGATCGACGGTGCCTTGAGCATGTATTCGGTATAGGGGGTATTGTAGTTGACACTCTGCATCGCACTCAGGTCATTTCCGGAGAGCGTCAGAAGTCGCAGCTTAGTATTATTAGCGAAAGTATCCGGGTGCAGCATATCGATGCCGGAATTGGTCAGATTCACCGAGTACAGATCATCTAGACCAGCGAAAGCGGATGGACTGATGTATTCGATGGTACAGTTGCTGATTTTGATCGAAATGACGTGTGAAAGTCcgatttgtttgaaaaactcAGCACTCAAGACGATCGGATATTTCGGACCGACATCCAGGACTTGAAGATCGGTGATCGATGGCGAGAACTTCTGGGTATCAAGGTCCAAGCGGCTGCATGTAGCTACCAAATAAGCGTGCATATTACGCTCACAGATGCAGTCCCGTGGACAGTGGTGGACTTGCTCTTCCAAGTTGTAGTCGTCATCATCATCTCCGTCGTCGTAGTAGTAGTACTCTGGGTAATTCTGTGTGAAATTAAGAACGAGAAATTATTCAGTTTACTAGCTCTGTTGCGGTTTCTGTTTAATAGAAAAAATGCCCCAATTGGTTAATAACAGGTTCACCAGTTAGcataaattcttttttttaatcaaaaactTTGTGTGTAGAAGTCCCTGGATggttaaattgttaaaattcCAAGCAGCACAAAAGTTGCCTAACACACACACGCCATTATTAGAGAGAGAGCTCAACTTACAGCATTTTTGCTGTCAGATTTTTTCCTAGTAGCAGTTCCAGTGGCAACCGTTTCTTTTTGCTTCTTTTTCTTCTGGGCTAACAGTTTGTTTACCGCATCGAAGTCGATCTTCTCGTCTTCGGagtcgtcatcatcatcgtcgtacTGATAGtcttcatcgtcgtcgtcgataTCATCTAGTATCTCGTTGTCTACGGCAGTAGTCTTGCCAGTCGATGACGTTTTTGGTATGCCAGAAGTTTTGGTAGCTTTGGCCGTTGTTACCTTAGGAGCTTCGGTTGTTTTCGGCTTTAGAGTAAAATGATTACAAAAGATAAGAAGATTCGTAAGCAGCGGGTTTACAGGTGTTTCGTATTTGTATGATCTCGGGATGTCAGTTACAACATTGTGAATGATTGTGTGAGCGAATAAGGCAAATAAGAAGCACTGGTTGACTTACAGAGTGCTTTGcgagcattttttcaatagCAAGAGGATCGATCTTCTCATCTTCCAGCTCTTCACTATCGTCGTCATCGTCATTGTAGTATTCGCTATCAGAAGCAGTTGTGCTGGAAGAGCCAGTCGATTTCATCGTACTGGTGTTTGATGTTGGCTTCTTCGGCTTAACGACATCTTGCTAAGAAGGGAATTCGTAAGGTTAGGAGGTTGTAAGGGATCGCATTGATTTGTGGACGCATAAGCAGAGTGTTGGTCAATGAATTATATCAATGTGAATAGAAAAGGACAGTGGCACAAGTGAATTGACATCGATCAAAAGGGCAACTCAAACAGTTATTTAACCTGTGCGCTATCGGCTACCGCAGGTTGAGAAAATTTAACATCTGAAAGGTCCTCGATCTGGGGTAGAATTTCAACTTCGTCTTCTATTTGCTCTACCACCCGCTCTCCTGATTGCTCTACAGATTCTTCCTTTAGGAGAATACATTTGTGGTTTTGTACTTTTGAAGAAATCGTATCGGAAAAAAATATCCTTCTCATCTTACCGTTTTTTTGCTGTCTTCAGGCAGTAGATCACCTTCATCTTCGTAGCTATCGTCATCGTCAAAACTGTCCTTGATTTCAGCCTTGTCGACAGGAACGATTCCTAAAATATTAAGTGAAGAAATGTTTTATGAAATTGACAGAATAACATTTTTATTCGCACTTACCAATTGTTGTAGATTCCGCTTTAGCCACCTCTAATTTAGCACCCTTTTTCAGCGCAGCTGCATGTTGGGCGTATTTAGGATTTAGATCGACTGCCTTTTTGGGTGGTTGCACCGAATCTTCGTCATGCTCGATGAAGTTCTCCTTCGAGTCTGCCTCTGGCAGCATCTTATTGAATATAGGATTCTGAGCCATCGGAATATCCGACGACTTCTCGGCAAGCATCTTGTTGAATAGCGGATCCTGGGCTTTCGGCAGCGCACTGGTACTGGCGGCAGCCTTATCCGGGGATGGATTCGCTAAACTCACGCTAGTCGCCAGCAGCGACAGCGTGAGTACCAGTATGCACTGGTAGCTCATCGCtctgaaaaaatgaagaaaCAAAAATGAGAATGTAGGttgaaaagtttagctaagaaagCGTCTCGTATGGCAACTAGctcaatatatttattactatcttcaaacaaaaattctgCCCGATAAAAACGGATATCAAAGCATTTTAGTAATGTTCTTTCTGTTACTACAACTACTTTAACATGATCTAGAAGTATTCTTAGTGTCGATAGGTTCGTAGCACTAATCACTTAACTaattgtagctttcaaacgagcctaagcttgttgaaatcggctctgcaatctctgagaaaattgagcggtaaaaaacaacgcgtttcgtcggttacgtcacttataccatcataactCCGAACCCATAAGTCACAACTATTTCATTTCCGAACTTGAATAATGAcccaataatagctttcaaacgagcctaagcttgttaaaatcggctctgCAAACAAACGACGCGTtctatcggttacgtcacttatagtagctttcaaatgaatctaagcttgttaaCATCGGTTCACCcattttctatagagaaaggcgaaaaaagcggaagggtaatgtcagacacataactggatgacatgaatgcgaataaaactggcatgaTTTTCCACAAATCGCGATAATCTTGATTGGTTGTATgaatttggaaaagtttcaatacTTCACTTGCATAATTGAAACGGTACATTTATAAGGCTGACCAtacgagagcaaaaaaaaatacgagGTTGTGTAGGGGACAAAATCGAttaaattttaatcaaattGTGATGACCCATCTCGAAAATACAGATTGTATAGCTATTTGAAAGAACATCCACACACCGAAAGCACTTCGATTTTACGAATATTATACGTTCAAAAACTCAAGAGAAAGGGAAGAATACTATTCACTTATATActgatatttgtttatttgtttatttggagcagggaaaagcccggtagagttagtttctgtcaaacttactTTCCAACAGGCGTAAAACCTCCTCTATTTTGCATcagaacagattacaatcatccaaatgatacatttcacttaaacatagtatttctaaactaactaaaactaattagatagtaaccTTAGGAACAGTTTCTTGACAACGTTTtgtgatagattaaagtcgaatgaattggaacagtgaATTGAAACATTCGGCACATGCTGACAAAAGGCTCTTTTTActcataattagttctagcaaaGGGGAtcctaagaaaagaatagtttcgaagattacggcgatggatatcTATTTGTGAAAGCTGTAAGAGCTCGAAGCAGTCTATTCATGATTGGAGGATATCTgccacaaaagtagccttgctgacatcgcgacggacagataacaatacgagatcaatcagtttgcatctAGCATGGTAACTTGGAAGATGATAGGAGAtgaaaatactcatggtttaaaaccatacatagttagtgtctactttactagcgaacaaaacattTTAGGCCACTGCAGTCAATCACTGCAAATATTACGTATTTCTATTGTCGATTTTGCACGATACTCTTTGtctgatgattcgttcaattcatgcggttgaaaattTACACGCCCTATTTTAGCACTGAATTCCACCtttatgctcgttcataccaaacatttgcgAAAACTTCAGTTTTGAgttatttcatactactgaaaattttatcataaattgctgatcatatttcctatGATATGAAGacaaaattatgttgctacgtTGAATATTCTCGAtttagttctacccattctcttacagagtgaattttgaaaaggcgacccatagtaaaataagacgTATTTATGTCAAaaggaaatttaagaaattagtTATGTGCACATATCACAAACCGGTGCTCGTGCACAAAATGCAATGTGGCTTGcatatcaaaaatgcaacgaacgtcaatgatcatcgttcgcttcctTTCGCCTTTGCTCGATAATCGGTCTGATATTCGGACTTGTTCGTACATTCAGGTGCGAACGCAGCCGACGCTGCTTCACTGCTTGCATGAAGGTCTATTCTTTGCAGTTAATATTCGCTCAAAACTAATCCCCGAATGACTATAAGTGAATGAAGAACGAGTATTCGTGCAATGATAATCGTCAAAACTCACTCGCTATGATCGTTCGAGGAAGCCTTCGAAGCAAGCATATTAAAACGGCTTCGTCTGTATTAGTACCACTCCCATTACTGCTACCTACCGAGGTTTGATGAATTTAAtggatgaagaatgcttcgcgaagaatgaaTTCACATGATCATCGTAATAGCGATATTCGAAACAATTCGAGAAGTGGAAAAAATATACGAATAACGAacaaatgtataaaacgaacatgcacgatgtatccCATCAACGAAGAATGTATTGGTAGGGGTTCGGGTTTTTCACGAGTATTGCCGAGTCATTTTCACGCTTCGCTCTTTTGCGCGGTGAACTATTCAACGTTATTCGAGACGGGTGTGAGTTATATAAGAAAGAGTGCACTGAAGAtggatgaatgaattagttaagCGAAGAATGTGTGCAACATTGCAAAAAAGTACTATCTGTTGACGGTTAGAAAGCCGTCCCTGCACCAAATTTTATGCCATGATTTCATATTAGCCTCATAAAACGCTTCAGTCTCAGCATTTATTCGATGCAATTCTCTTGCCAGTAAGTTGGAATTTcaaatctgtgaagagaaaaaaatagttgaagacTATACACGTGGAGTGCGGTAGCAGTTCGAATTTAAATTCATGAAATTAAGCCATCGTTAAGATTGACTTGTTGTACGGTACATGGGATCATCTGTGagaaaacgcggcacccacataCAAAATGGTGAATACTATTCCTTTCGATATCTTCACAATGTCAGCTATGTCCAGAAATTTTACTTTACGATACTCCACAAGTTAATGGCATGAACTTTTGAGATGATTTGGGGAACGACCAAAGTTATTAATTTTTCCACTGAACGTAGTATTATTTTTTCCGAGTTGCCTCCAGCAAAACTATTTTCGtaactttttttgacatttttcgtAAGGTTTTGGACAACCATTCTGTCGATGGATTTGTTCATTTTCATGCAgtccttttgaaaatttggttgATGTCATCTGTTCCACTATTCTCCTTCTGCAATTTTCCTTCCACCTTTAGCACAAATCGGGCACTGGTTTATTGATAGTACTCCTTCTAACAAACTACACAAGAACTCACTGACTTCTCCTAATTTGAGACATCTGGCTGTCGTTTAACAGTGTGAAATTGTGACCTCCAGAAGTCTTTTGTAGTTAAGTTTGACGCATATTTTGACACCTATGCACAAGCCATTTTTGCTCAATAGGTCGTCGCGTCGATTCTGAGCCCAAGTTTTTCCGAAATCTGTCAACATTTGGTTGGGTTTTGGACATTTTTGCTTTCCGTAGAACTTGGATGCTATGTCTAATGGCTTCCGAACGGATGCTATTTACACGGATCTCTCcgcagcttttgataaaatcaatcacgctatcacgatcgccaaactggataggctgggtttcggttccagtattcttcgatggatgcaatcgtatctctgcaatcgacggctggcggttaaaATCAATGACAGTCTATCGCAGGAATTCTTTACTTTTTCCGGAATACCACAAGGAAGTCATCTCGGtccactgattttcctccttTATTTCAACGATGTAAATTACTCACTGGAAGGCCCACGACTATCTTTTGCTGATGACTTAAAGTTATACCAAATAATCAAGAGTGCAGAGGATGCTTCATACCTTCAGCATCAACTGACCATTTTTTCAAGGTGGTGCGAGATCAACCGAATGACTTTAAACATTAGCAAATGCTCTATTATCACATTCACTCGTAAGAAAGACCCTTTGCGGTTTGATTATTGACTCAATGATGCAGCGATTGACAGAGTCAACTGTGTCGAAGATCTTGGAGTTTATCTAGAcgaacaaatgaattacaagcagcatattggtTACATAGTTACGAAGGCTTCTCGTTGCTTGGGATTTGTTATGAGAAATGCTAAGCGCTTCACAGATATACTGTTTGAAGTCGCTCTACTGCTCACTTGTTCGCTCAACACTCGAATACTGCTCGGTGATATGGAAGCCTCACTATGTTACCGGTGTTCTCAGAATTGAGTCAATCCAACgacgtttcgttcgtttcgctcttctcAAATTGCCCTGGACCAACCCTCATCAGCTGCCgagctacgaaagccgtggGATGCTTATCGGGCTCGATACTTTGCAAGTGCGTCGTGacctgttccgtgcaatgctgattgccgatgtcttgacgaacaatatcgattgcccagcacttcttagtcaaatcaacatcaatgttcgttccagagctctccgcaacaacaacctcctcataTTGCCTCTACGTCTAACTAACTACagaatcaacggtgccgtcattggattgcaacgaaCCTTCAACGATGTTTCTACGggatttgattttcatttttcccgcACCGAAtaagagaaaaatttttaaatattcttagaaacaatcattaggacttaaatttgtctgttgattgaataaataaataaataaataaaaataaaacttcgAAAAATTACGCATTATGGAGCATTGTGAATCCACACTTTTCTTTGTGCAATCTGTGAttgatacctatttttttgctagaaaaattttggaaatacGTTTGTCCAAATTTGACTTCGATGCGCCTTTTTTTCGACCACGTTACtatctcgtgacattagtggccAAATAGTAAATCTTTATCTTTTAATGCAGTAGTATTAAATGAAACAATTTTGCTGTTTTAAATCGATAAGTCTATTTAGTGTGAGGCgatttgcaatttttaaattcaaacgatgaacctctgatgaacttttaaactgtaaacaaaacatcggcggctgtc comes from Malaya genurostris strain Urasoe2022 chromosome 3, Malgen_1.1, whole genome shotgun sequence and encodes:
- the LOC131439631 gene encoding uncharacterized protein LOC131439631 isoform X1 — translated: MSYQCILVLTLSLLATSVSLANPSPDKAAASTSALPKAQDPLFNKMLAEKSSDIPMAQNPIFNKMLPEADSKENFIEHDEDSVQPPKKAVDLNPKYAQHAAALKKGAKLEVAKAESTTIGIVPVDKAEIKDSFDDDDSYEDEGDLLPEDSKKTEESVEQSGERVVEQIEDEVEILPQIEDLSDVKFSQPAVADSAQQDVVKPKKPTSNTSTMKSTGSSSTTASDSEYYNDDDDDSEELEDEKIDPLAIEKMLAKHSPKTTEAPKVTTAKATKTSGIPKTSSTGKTTAVDNEILDDIDDDDEDYQYDDDDDDSEDEKIDFDAVNKLLAQKKKKQKETVATGTATRKKSDSKNANYPEYYYYDDGDDDDDYNLEEQVHHCPRDCICERNMHAYLVATCSRLDLDTQKFSPSITDLQVLDVGPKYPIVLSAEFFKQIGLSHVISIKISNCTIEYISPSAFAGLDDLYSVNLTNSGIDMLHPDTFANNTKLRLLTLSGNDLSAMQSVNYNTPYTEYMLKAPSIEELDISKCNLQALQPTAFIELKNIIYINLADNKLKTLPEGIFDKVETIEELDLSMNSIAELPKNIFNKTSLAILHLKYNMISSNLDFVTVDLQKLDLSYCQIRNINGQMFKGMEGLTNLIMKGNRIKKINQIAFTSLKSLRQIDLSQNYLEQISALTFLGNKDLDVIKLNDNPRLKQLPSEGFQSSWGTFNTYFLDVSNCDISELANNTFKTMPQLTRLNLAWNNLQTVGPAVLSPLDKLMELDLSNNLITDLSEQTFLQNRNLNKLNLSGNQISRLPAKVFLPLQYLNHLDVSDCDLRTIWESSAPNAKNPKVLPNLKLLNASFNEISTVYVSDLESLASLRILDVKNNSLKCNQHFKSLIKWLGIKKVSLGDANKEQRTHAELNAYITDNSAPLVEWSQFAQEICQATKANGADSPVAIKDSELDEDDEDDDDDDIEEDESEDDDDYSEEQNTKKEDVVDSKDELDQYYDGVDDVDDDEDDDNVINAANGMQKIEETILIGKTKSDDPLEEEVLILDNNALLQISGLWLPIFCIAMGLVVICVAISRIFAIMMRKRGERYRQALLASKNSIVYQKLTEDIATPKTPKVHRYAPIQQV
- the LOC131439631 gene encoding uncharacterized protein LOC131439631 isoform X2; the encoded protein is MSYQCILVLTLSLLATSVSLANPSPDKAAASTSALPKAQDPLFNKMLAEKSSDIPMAQNPIFNKMLPEADSKENFIEHDEDSVQPPKKAVDLNPKYAQHAAALKKGAKLEVAKAESTTIGIVPVDKAEIKDSFDDDDSYEDEGDLLPEDSKKTQDVVKPKKPTSNTSTMKSTGSSSTTASDSEYYNDDDDDSEELEDEKIDPLAIEKMLAKHSPKTTEAPKVTTAKATKTSGIPKTSSTGKTTAVDNEILDDIDDDDEDYQYDDDDDDSEDEKIDFDAVNKLLAQKKKKQKETVATGTATRKKSDSKNANYPEYYYYDDGDDDDDYNLEEQVHHCPRDCICERNMHAYLVATCSRLDLDTQKFSPSITDLQVLDVGPKYPIVLSAEFFKQIGLSHVISIKISNCTIEYISPSAFAGLDDLYSVNLTNSGIDMLHPDTFANNTKLRLLTLSGNDLSAMQSVNYNTPYTEYMLKAPSIEELDISKCNLQALQPTAFIELKNIIYINLADNKLKTLPEGIFDKVETIEELDLSMNSIAELPKNIFNKTSLAILHLKYNMISSNLDFVTVDLQKLDLSYCQIRNINGQMFKGMEGLTNLIMKGNRIKKINQIAFTSLKSLRQIDLSQNYLEQISALTFLGNKDLDVIKLNDNPRLKQLPSEGFQSSWGTFNTYFLDVSNCDISELANNTFKTMPQLTRLNLAWNNLQTVGPAVLSPLDKLMELDLSNNLITDLSEQTFLQNRNLNKLNLSGNQISRLPAKVFLPLQYLNHLDVSDCDLRTIWESSAPNAKNPKVLPNLKLLNASFNEISTVYVSDLESLASLRILDVKNNSLKCNQHFKSLIKWLGIKKVSLGDANKEQRTHAELNAYITDNSAPLVEWSQFAQEICQATKANGADSPVAIKDSELDEDDEDDDDDDIEEDESEDDDDYSEEQNTKKEDVVDSKDELDQYYDGVDDVDDDEDDDNVINAANGMQKIEETILIGKTKSDDPLEEEVLILDNNALLQISGLWLPIFCIAMGLVVICVAISRIFAIMMRKRGERYRQALLASKNSIVYQKLTEDIATPKTPKVHRYAPIQQV